A region from the Variovorax sp. V93 genome encodes:
- a CDS encoding prepilin-type N-terminal cleavage/methylation domain-containing protein — MVKRRSPAASHARAQRGATLLEVLVTLLIVSFGLFGLVGLQARLQSSEMESYQRSQALILLNDMASRIETNRRMASSYVTTAPLGAGATCPTATATRLQVDVKEWCNSLQGAAETSSGTKLGAMIGGRGCVQDLGNNEYLITVAWQGLVPTAAPPEGVPCGKDMYDAAAPASASEPALACSSDRCRRTVTTLVRIGNLS; from the coding sequence ATGGTGAAGCGCCGCTCACCCGCCGCATCCCACGCACGCGCCCAGCGCGGTGCCACGCTGCTCGAGGTGCTGGTCACGCTGCTGATCGTCTCGTTCGGGCTTTTCGGGCTCGTGGGCCTGCAGGCGCGGCTCCAGTCGTCGGAGATGGAGTCCTACCAGCGCTCGCAGGCGCTGATCCTGCTCAACGACATGGCCAGCCGCATCGAGACCAACCGCCGCATGGCCTCCAGCTACGTCACGACCGCGCCGCTGGGCGCGGGAGCCACTTGCCCGACAGCCACCGCCACGCGCTTGCAAGTCGACGTGAAGGAGTGGTGTAACAGCCTGCAGGGCGCGGCCGAAACGTCGAGCGGCACCAAGCTCGGCGCGATGATCGGCGGCCGCGGCTGCGTGCAGGACCTGGGCAACAACGAGTACCTGATCACGGTCGCCTGGCAAGGCCTCGTGCCTACTGCCGCGCCGCCCGAGGGCGTGCCCTGCGGCAAGGACATGTACGACGCGGCCGCCCCGGCCTCGGCCAGCGAACCGGCGCTTGCCTGTTCCAGCGACAGGTGCCGCAGGACCGTGACGACGCTGGTGCGCATCGGGAATCTCTCATGA